From Cellulosimicrobium cellulans, the proteins below share one genomic window:
- a CDS encoding ABC transporter ATP-binding protein has translation MDTTVYRPTDPAPAGPPAVRARSLRKTYGTGEAAVHALDGVDVDFERGHFTAIMGPSGSGKSTLMHLLAGLDTATSGHTFIGDTEVTGLNDNALTQLRRDRVGFVFQSFNLLPMFTAEQNITLPVELANGKVDREWFDTLVRTLGLEARLSHRPSELSGGQQQRVAIARALIAGPEVVFADEPTGNLDSRSGAEVLSFLRRSVRELGRTIIMVTHDPTAAAYADRVVLIADGRIAGDITDPTPESVLAGLDALRTLEAPGADGSAPTASQAVRA, from the coding sequence GTGGACACGACCGTGTACCGCCCCACCGACCCCGCCCCCGCCGGCCCGCCCGCGGTCCGGGCCCGCTCGCTGCGCAAGACCTACGGCACGGGCGAGGCGGCGGTGCACGCGCTCGACGGCGTGGACGTGGACTTCGAGCGCGGCCACTTCACGGCCATCATGGGCCCGTCGGGCTCGGGCAAGTCGACGCTCATGCACCTGCTCGCGGGGCTCGACACCGCGACGAGCGGCCACACCTTCATCGGCGACACCGAGGTCACCGGCCTGAACGACAACGCGCTCACGCAGCTGCGCCGCGACCGGGTGGGCTTCGTGTTCCAGTCGTTCAACCTGCTGCCCATGTTCACGGCGGAGCAGAACATCACGCTGCCCGTCGAGCTCGCGAACGGCAAGGTCGACCGCGAGTGGTTCGACACGCTCGTGCGCACGCTCGGCCTCGAGGCCCGCCTGAGCCACCGCCCGAGCGAGCTCTCCGGCGGGCAGCAGCAGCGCGTCGCCATCGCGCGCGCCCTCATCGCCGGGCCGGAGGTCGTGTTCGCCGACGAGCCGACGGGCAACCTCGACTCGCGCTCGGGCGCGGAGGTGCTGAGCTTCCTGCGCCGGTCGGTCCGTGAGCTCGGGCGCACGATCATCATGGTCACGCACGACCCGACGGCCGCCGCGTACGCGGACCGCGTCGTGCTCATCGCCGACGGGCGCATCGCGGGCGACATCACCGACCCGACGCCCGAGTCGGTGCTGGCCGGGCTCGACGCGCTGCGCACGCTCGAGGCTCCGGGTGCCGACGGCTCCGCCCCGACCGCGTCGCAGGCGGTGCGCGCCTGA
- a CDS encoding response regulator, with product MTDAFPVPDGAYAADPLAPLEPVRIALVDDQQLVRAGFRMVIDSQPDLTVAVEAGDGLQALRLLADHPVDVVLMDVRMPHLDGLQTTARLTAAAADGGHAPKVIVLTTFDLDEYVLEAIRSGASGFLLKDAPPEEMLAAIRTVHRGDAVIAPSSTRRLLEHLVTALPAEQTDDSPAHAAVEGLTEREREVLVLMARGRSNTEIAGDLFVAEATVKTHVGRILAKLGARDRVQAVVTAYEAGLVRPGS from the coding sequence ATGACCGACGCCTTCCCCGTCCCCGACGGGGCGTACGCCGCAGACCCGCTCGCGCCCCTCGAGCCCGTGCGCATCGCGCTCGTCGACGACCAGCAGCTCGTGCGCGCGGGCTTCCGCATGGTCATCGACTCGCAGCCGGACCTCACCGTCGCGGTCGAGGCGGGCGACGGCCTGCAGGCGCTGCGCCTCCTCGCGGACCACCCGGTCGACGTCGTGCTCATGGACGTCCGCATGCCGCACCTCGACGGGCTCCAGACGACGGCCCGGCTCACCGCCGCCGCGGCCGACGGCGGGCACGCCCCCAAGGTCATCGTGCTGACCACGTTCGACCTCGACGAGTACGTGCTCGAGGCCATCCGCTCCGGCGCGAGCGGCTTCCTGCTCAAGGACGCCCCGCCCGAGGAGATGCTCGCCGCGATCCGCACGGTGCACCGCGGCGACGCCGTCATCGCGCCGTCGTCCACGCGGCGCCTGCTCGAGCACCTGGTGACGGCCCTGCCCGCCGAGCAGACCGACGACTCCCCCGCGCACGCCGCCGTCGAGGGCCTCACCGAGCGCGAGCGCGAGGTGCTCGTGCTCATGGCGCGCGGCCGGTCCAACACCGAGATCGCCGGCGACCTGTTCGTCGCGGAGGCGACGGTCAAGACGCACGTCGGGCGCATCCTCGCCAAGCTCGGCGCGCGCGACCGCGTGCAGGCCGTCGTCACGGCCTACGAGGCGGGACTGGTCCGCCCGGGCTCCTGA
- a CDS encoding sensor histidine kinase, which yields MGWYERLGQWSDEHRFGVDLTVTLVLAVVFVPASAAFTSMGASGTGTSGGWAAFWALLLLAPLPWRRSRPLVSAITVYSVALVHLLAGYLVIFPADFAVLVALYSVTVYGPRWAHRTAIVSSLVGAVVLGVALGLLSGRLTDLATMVFFTSAFGGMTFLAVWAFGLVRRSRRETIAALVDRAERLEVERDQQAQIATAAERARIAREMHDIVAHSLSIVIAQADGGRYAAAHDPDAATRALATVSETGRTALADMRRLLGVLRSEPPRVVVPPGSGVGPSGTLTLPSGRGPAGTPPSGSPYGPAAPGHPASATGATAALERAPQPDTADLETLVAQVRDSGMRVSFVRVGQARPLPPGAGLTVYRVCQEALTNVLKHAGPDPEVTVVVRWGAATLDLEVEDDGRGASASAAARQDARPGGYGVLGMRERAALFGGSVQVGPRAGGGFRVHLRIPVPALPGTAPGPGAFPQPSGQVAPAPAPAPSGRMGPGRPAAATAPPPPPPPVAHGSSQTAPDRPTDRTP from the coding sequence ATGGGATGGTACGAGCGGCTCGGGCAGTGGTCCGACGAGCACCGGTTCGGTGTGGACCTCACCGTCACGCTCGTCCTCGCGGTCGTGTTCGTGCCCGCGTCCGCGGCCTTCACGTCGATGGGCGCGAGCGGTACCGGCACGAGCGGCGGCTGGGCCGCGTTCTGGGCGCTGCTGCTCCTCGCCCCGCTGCCCTGGCGCCGGTCCCGTCCGCTCGTGTCGGCGATCACGGTGTACTCGGTCGCGCTCGTGCACCTGCTGGCCGGCTACCTCGTGATCTTCCCCGCCGACTTCGCGGTGCTCGTCGCGCTCTACTCCGTGACGGTCTACGGGCCGCGCTGGGCGCACCGGACGGCCATCGTGTCCTCGCTCGTGGGCGCGGTCGTCCTCGGGGTGGCGCTCGGCCTGCTGTCCGGTCGGCTCACCGACCTCGCGACGATGGTCTTCTTCACGTCCGCGTTCGGCGGCATGACCTTCCTCGCGGTCTGGGCGTTCGGCCTCGTGCGCCGCTCCCGGCGCGAGACGATCGCCGCGCTCGTCGACCGCGCGGAACGGCTCGAGGTCGAGCGCGACCAGCAGGCGCAGATCGCGACCGCCGCCGAGCGGGCCCGCATCGCGCGCGAGATGCACGACATCGTCGCGCACTCCCTCTCCATCGTCATCGCCCAGGCCGACGGCGGCCGGTACGCCGCCGCGCACGACCCCGACGCCGCGACGCGCGCGCTCGCGACCGTGTCCGAGACGGGCCGCACCGCGCTGGCGGACATGCGCCGGCTCCTCGGCGTGCTCCGGTCGGAGCCGCCGCGCGTCGTCGTGCCGCCGGGCTCCGGAGTCGGGCCGTCCGGGACGCTCACGCTGCCGTCCGGACGCGGCCCGGCCGGGACGCCGCCCAGCGGCTCGCCCTACGGGCCCGCCGCACCCGGGCACCCGGCGTCCGCGACGGGCGCGACGGCGGCGCTCGAGCGCGCCCCCCAGCCGGACACGGCCGACCTCGAGACGCTCGTCGCGCAGGTGCGCGACAGCGGCATGCGCGTGTCGTTCGTCCGCGTCGGCCAGGCCCGGCCGCTCCCGCCCGGGGCCGGGCTCACCGTCTACCGCGTGTGCCAGGAGGCCCTGACCAACGTGCTCAAGCACGCCGGACCCGACCCGGAGGTCACCGTCGTCGTGCGCTGGGGCGCGGCCACCCTGGACCTCGAGGTCGAGGACGACGGGCGCGGCGCGTCGGCCTCCGCCGCGGCGCGGCAGGACGCCCGGCCCGGCGGCTACGGCGTGCTGGGCATGCGCGAGCGGGCCGCGCTCTTCGGCGGGTCCGTGCAGGTGGGGCCCCGCGCCGGCGGCGGCTTCCGCGTGCACCTGCGCATCCCCGTGCCCGCCCTGCCGGGCACCGCCCCCGGGCCGGGCGCCTTCCCCCAGCCCTCGGGCCAGGTGGCCCCCGCACCCGCGCCCGCGCCGTCGGGCAGGATGGGCCCGGGCCGCCCGGCCGCCGCGACGGCCCCGCCCCCACCGCCACCACCGGTCGCGCACGGCTCCTCGCAGACCGCACCCGACCGACCGACCGACAGGACACCATGA